One genomic window of Mucilaginibacter sp. SJ includes the following:
- a CDS encoding DUF1801 domain-containing protein, with translation MNVQQQTEEYITSQPEPKRSDMQILHRRILQVLPGCKLWFEDGRNTDGRVVSNPNVGYGSYTIKYANGTIREFFQVGMSANTTGISIYILGIKDKNYLSQTYGKEIGKASVTGYCIKFNNLKDINIDILEAAIRDGVEITSEN, from the coding sequence ATGAACGTGCAGCAACAAACCGAAGAGTACATCACCAGCCAACCTGAACCAAAACGTAGTGATATGCAAATTTTGCATAGGCGCATACTTCAAGTATTACCGGGATGTAAATTATGGTTTGAGGATGGTAGAAACACTGACGGCCGGGTTGTTAGCAACCCTAATGTGGGATATGGATCTTACACCATAAAATATGCTAACGGAACAATCAGGGAGTTTTTTCAGGTTGGTATGAGCGCCAACACTACGGGGATTTCTATCTACATACTTGGTATTAAGGATAAAAATTATTTATCCCAAACATATGGAAAAGAAATAGGTAAAGCGAGCGTGACGGGGTATTGTATTAAGTTCAATAATTTAAAAGATATAAACATTGATATACTTGAAGCGGCAATAAGGGACGGGGTTGAGATTACAAGTGAAAATTAA
- a CDS encoding lipid A deacylase LpxR family protein — MPNKLFLTLVCLLSATCLFAQTRGHEFGIQSDNDSFLGQGSDRYYTNGIFFYYRKALTVKPSENSLQNKVLGFELGQKMFNPQSGFVRGPFDIDRPFAAYTYLGSTLNLLYKNESNLKLGAQIGLVGPAAGGEPVQKLIHNTFGFYKLNGWQYQIKNDVELNLSAEYNKLLARASWIDLSFSSYASLGNGFTGAGAGGIVRLGNFNQLFNSISTQSTVSTGGEEKLLHKHEIFFYYKPLANLVGYDATIQGSLFRKHDDPNSLEVVSEKKPFIFSQQVGIAFTTSRFAFDIAAIFHTKDTKEMLRSHQWGSITGFYRFK; from the coding sequence ATGCCTAATAAACTATTTTTAACACTGGTATGCCTGCTAAGCGCTACCTGTTTATTTGCACAAACCCGCGGTCATGAATTTGGTATCCAATCTGACAATGATTCATTCCTTGGTCAGGGATCTGACAGGTACTACACCAATGGTATTTTCTTTTACTACCGAAAGGCGTTAACCGTAAAGCCATCCGAAAATTCGCTCCAAAACAAAGTTTTAGGGTTCGAGTTAGGGCAAAAAATGTTCAATCCCCAATCGGGCTTTGTACGCGGGCCATTTGATATTGACAGGCCGTTTGCTGCATATACTTATTTAGGCTCAACCCTTAACTTACTGTACAAAAACGAAAGTAACCTGAAGCTTGGTGCCCAGATAGGCCTGGTAGGCCCGGCCGCAGGCGGCGAACCTGTGCAAAAGCTTATTCACAACACCTTTGGTTTTTACAAACTTAACGGCTGGCAATACCAGATCAAAAACGATGTGGAGCTCAACCTTTCAGCCGAGTATAATAAGCTGCTGGCCCGTGCCTCATGGATTGACCTGAGCTTTAGCTCGTATGCCAGCCTGGGTAACGGCTTTACAGGCGCGGGTGCCGGGGGTATCGTACGCCTGGGAAATTTCAACCAACTGTTCAATTCCATCAGTACCCAAAGTACGGTATCAACCGGCGGCGAAGAAAAATTACTGCACAAGCACGAGATCTTTTTTTACTACAAGCCTTTAGCTAATTTGGTTGGTTATGATGCAACCATCCAGGGCAGCCTGTTCCGCAAACATGACGACCCAAACAGTCTGGAAGTTGTTTCAGAAAAGAAACCGTTTATATTTAGCCAGCAGGTAGGTATAGCTTTTACAACCAGCCGTTTTGCGTTTGATATAGCAGCTATATTCCACACCAAAGACACTAAAGAAATGCTCCGCTCGCATCAATGGGGATCAATTACCGGATTTTATAGGTTTAAGTAA
- the arfB gene encoding alternative ribosome rescue aminoacyl-tRNA hydrolase ArfB, which translates to MNFNKADLQKETSYKTSRSGGKGGQNVNKVSSKVELLFSIGSSALFNDEEKLLLTEKLQNRLNKDGYVQVICDEERSQYLNKEKAIEKLTSLLTKALQKPKMRKPTKVSKAAKAARLDSKKMQSVKKENRKNDFRE; encoded by the coding sequence ATGAATTTTAACAAAGCCGATCTCCAAAAGGAAACGAGCTACAAAACATCAAGAAGCGGGGGAAAGGGCGGCCAAAATGTAAATAAGGTTTCGAGCAAGGTTGAACTGTTATTTTCAATTGGTTCGTCCGCTTTGTTTAACGATGAGGAAAAGCTGCTGCTAACCGAAAAACTTCAAAACCGGCTTAACAAAGATGGTTATGTGCAGGTAATATGTGATGAAGAGCGAAGCCAGTATCTCAATAAAGAAAAAGCAATTGAAAAGTTAACATCGCTGCTAACAAAAGCCCTTCAAAAGCCCAAAATGCGTAAACCCACTAAAGTAAGTAAAGCCGCCAAAGCTGCGAGGCTGGACAGCAAGAAAATGCAATCGGTAAAGAAGGAGAATAGGAAAAATGATTTTAGGGAGTAG
- the cmk gene encoding (d)CMP kinase produces the protein MNNNIVVAIDGYSSCGKSTLAKALAKELHFIYVDSGAMYRAVTLYFLRHNIDLEDHAQIADALHNIHLNFHTQNHKTFITLNEEDVSEEIRQMHVADKVSSVAAIKEVRAAMVRQQQRLGRSKNIIMDGRDIGTVVFPDAQVKLFMTADPKIRAERRYKELSPTNPNITLEEVFDNLAHRDYQDTTREESPLTRAEDAIILDNTDLSQDEQLMFAISHIEPFIAE, from the coding sequence ATGAACAACAATATCGTAGTAGCCATTGATGGTTATTCTTCGTGCGGGAAAAGCACCCTGGCAAAAGCCTTAGCAAAAGAGCTTCATTTTATCTATGTTGATAGCGGCGCTATGTACCGTGCCGTAACCTTATACTTTTTAAGGCATAACATTGACCTTGAAGATCATGCCCAGATAGCGGACGCGTTGCATAATATCCATCTTAATTTTCATACGCAAAACCATAAAACCTTTATTACCTTAAATGAAGAGGACGTGTCTGAAGAGATTCGCCAGATGCACGTAGCTGATAAAGTTAGCTCGGTAGCAGCTATAAAAGAAGTGCGCGCAGCCATGGTAAGGCAACAGCAGCGTTTAGGCCGCTCCAAAAATATTATTATGGATGGCCGCGATATCGGTACAGTAGTATTCCCGGATGCCCAGGTGAAACTGTTCATGACTGCCGATCCGAAGATCCGCGCCGAACGTAGATATAAAGAGTTGTCACCAACCAATCCTAATATTACTTTAGAAGAAGTTTTTGATAACCTTGCACACCGCGATTACCAGGACACCACGCGCGAGGAAAGTCCCCTTACCCGCGCCGAAGATGCCATTATATTAGATAACACCGACCTGAGCCAGGATGAGCAATTGATGTTTGCCATAAGCCATATTGAACCGTTTATTGCGGAGTAG
- a CDS encoding deoxycytidylate deaminase → MTKPSFDQIFMNLATDLAERSHCVKAHVGAVLTRDTRIISIGYNGPPAGTHNCDVEWPETGCARDSKGSCSLALHAEENAILYAVKNGARLEGATLYTTLSPCLPCARLIYSAGITQVYYDKSYAEYKGLASDEGVDFLNRFGVKAEKFNR, encoded by the coding sequence ATGACAAAACCCAGCTTCGATCAGATTTTCATGAACCTGGCCACTGATCTGGCCGAGCGGTCGCATTGTGTTAAGGCGCATGTGGGGGCGGTTTTAACGCGTGATACGCGGATTATTTCCATAGGCTATAACGGCCCGCCGGCGGGTACACATAATTGTGATGTGGAATGGCCGGAGACAGGTTGTGCGCGCGATTCAAAAGGCAGCTGTTCACTTGCATTGCATGCCGAAGAAAACGCGATACTTTATGCGGTAAAAAATGGCGCGCGACTTGAAGGCGCTACCTTGTATACCACGCTGTCGCCATGTTTGCCTTGCGCAAGGCTCATCTATTCGGCCGGGATTACCCAGGTTTATTATGATAAATCATATGCCGAATATAAAGGCTTAGCGAGCGACGAGGGGGTAGATTTTTTGAATAGGTTTGGGGTGAAGGCGGAGAAGTTTAACCGTTGA
- a CDS encoding MFS transporter: MEQNNAKNYGTALYTLITVFFFWGFLAASNGIFIPFCKEHFHLTQFESQLIDFTFYGGYFIGSLILYFASQASKVDIMNKLGYKNGIILGLVVSAVGALAMIPAVASGAFGFILAVFFIIAVGFSLQQTAANPFVVALGPPETGSNRLNFAGSINNIGALLGPVVVSVVLFGSATAKTAAADVKISSINNLYYLLAGLFIAVALFFWFSNLPKVTSDEKIESSSKANTPLLVMFVAFCLILAADPISKAIGIPSQYFVYASLAIIVFTLIGTIFAAKKSKEGWGAMQYPQLILGMLAIFTYVGTEVTIQSNMGSLLKTPEFGSFAESDIAPYISLYWGSLMIGRFAGSIDAFNLSKSVKYILYVLIPFLAFGIVLLVNIFSGANVSHLYAYAICVAILIVAFFIGQQKPTRTLSVLGLLGVAFMLIGLFTTGKVATFAFISGGLCCSIMWPSIFSLAITGLGKYTSQGSAFLIMMILGGSIIPPLQGKVADGASNVIPGMSGIHFSYIVPVLGFAYLAYFAWKVSRELRHQGIDLDHVEVKGGH; this comes from the coding sequence ATGGAACAAAACAATGCTAAGAACTACGGTACAGCCCTGTATACGCTGATTACCGTGTTTTTCTTTTGGGGCTTTTTAGCCGCCTCCAATGGTATTTTCATACCTTTCTGTAAAGAGCACTTTCACCTTACCCAGTTCGAATCACAACTTATCGACTTTACATTTTACGGTGGGTATTTCATCGGTTCATTGATACTTTACTTTGCTTCTCAGGCAAGCAAGGTTGATATCATGAACAAGTTAGGTTACAAAAATGGTATCATTTTAGGCCTCGTTGTTTCGGCTGTTGGTGCATTGGCTATGATCCCTGCCGTAGCTTCTGGCGCGTTTGGTTTTATCCTGGCTGTATTCTTTATTATCGCTGTTGGTTTTTCGTTACAGCAAACAGCTGCAAACCCATTTGTTGTTGCATTAGGACCTCCCGAAACCGGTTCAAATCGTTTAAACTTTGCAGGCAGTATCAACAACATTGGCGCTTTATTGGGCCCCGTGGTAGTAAGTGTGGTATTATTTGGTTCGGCCACGGCTAAAACTGCCGCGGCTGATGTTAAAATATCATCAATCAATAACCTGTATTATCTGTTAGCAGGCTTGTTCATAGCAGTTGCTTTGTTCTTCTGGTTTTCGAACCTGCCAAAGGTTACCAGCGATGAAAAGATCGAATCAAGCTCAAAAGCAAATACACCATTGCTGGTGATGTTTGTAGCGTTTTGTTTGATACTTGCAGCCGATCCTATCAGCAAAGCTATAGGCATACCAAGCCAATATTTTGTATATGCTTCGTTAGCTATAATTGTATTTACACTGATAGGTACTATTTTCGCCGCTAAAAAGAGTAAGGAAGGCTGGGGCGCCATGCAATATCCACAGTTAATATTAGGTATGCTGGCCATATTTACTTATGTAGGTACCGAGGTAACTATTCAAAGTAACATGGGTTCATTATTGAAAACCCCGGAGTTTGGTTCTTTCGCCGAATCGGATATTGCACCGTATATTTCATTATACTGGGGTAGTTTGATGATCGGGCGTTTTGCCGGATCTATCGACGCGTTCAATCTCTCAAAATCGGTTAAGTACATTTTATATGTTTTAATTCCTTTCCTTGCATTTGGCATAGTATTGCTCGTGAATATTTTTTCAGGTGCTAATGTAAGCCATCTTTACGCTTATGCAATTTGCGTAGCTATCCTGATCGTTGCTTTCTTTATCGGTCAGCAAAAGCCAACCCGTACCTTATCTGTACTTGGTTTGCTGGGCGTTGCGTTCATGCTTATTGGTTTATTTACTACAGGTAAGGTAGCTACCTTTGCTTTTATTAGCGGTGGTTTATGCTGCTCTATCATGTGGCCATCAATTTTCTCATTAGCTATTACAGGTTTGGGTAAATACACCAGCCAGGGCTCGGCATTTTTGATCATGATGATCTTAGGGGGTTCTATCATCCCGCCGTTGCAAGGCAAAGTTGCCGATGGCGCAAGTAATGTTATACCAGGTATGAGCGGGATCCATTTCTCTTACATAGTACCTGTATTAGGCTTTGCATATCTTGCTTATTTTGCATGGAAAGTTAGCCGCGAACTCCGTCATCAGGGTATCGACCTTGACCACGTTGAAGTTAAAGGCGGACATTAA
- a CDS encoding LysE family translocator, translating to MIKAIVSGIGFGLVLTFITGPVFFALIKTSIEKGFHAGVSLALGVVCSDVVFVGAILFGSQYIDVSDHTKVIAGVVGSAILFALGLYYMFKKSEINYENKVPSGADRFGYVLKGFLMCIFNPTLLFHWTVVIGAASTTFLVGTPHRSFHIAVMFLTILIIQFGMDTLKAFYANKLRARISVKFIHRLNEVAGIALIIASLVLIDKLVTHFVFAAPAGS from the coding sequence ATGATAAAAGCCATTGTTTCGGGTATCGGGTTTGGATTAGTACTTACATTTATTACCGGCCCGGTTTTTTTTGCGCTCATTAAAACCAGTATCGAAAAAGGGTTTCATGCCGGTGTTTCGCTTGCCCTTGGTGTGGTTTGCAGCGATGTGGTTTTTGTAGGAGCAATCCTGTTTGGTTCGCAATATATCGATGTATCTGACCATACCAAAGTTATAGCAGGCGTTGTAGGCAGCGCCATATTATTCGCGCTTGGCCTATATTACATGTTCAAAAAAAGCGAGATCAATTATGAAAACAAAGTCCCATCAGGCGCCGACCGCTTTGGTTACGTACTTAAAGGTTTCCTGATGTGCATTTTTAACCCTACCCTCCTCTTCCACTGGACGGTAGTGATCGGCGCGGCCAGTACCACATTCCTGGTGGGTACCCCGCACAGGTCGTTTCATATAGCTGTTATGTTTTTAACCATACTGATCATCCAGTTTGGTATGGATACCCTCAAAGCCTTTTACGCCAATAAGCTCCGGGCACGCATTTCGGTTAAGTTTATCCACCGTTTAAATGAGGTTGCAGGTATTGCCCTTATTATCGCCTCGCTGGTGTTGATTGATAAGCTGGTTACCCATTTTGTATTTGCGGCACCGGCAGGATCATAG